The Erigeron canadensis isolate Cc75 chromosome 4, C_canadensis_v1, whole genome shotgun sequence genome window below encodes:
- the LOC122594925 gene encoding phenylacetaldehyde reductase-like: MSGGEGKVVCVTGASGFIASWIVKLLLDRGYSVHATVRSLGDPKKTEHLLALDGADERLSLFEANLTEEGSFDSAINGCICVFHAASPVQFVVDDPQAQLIEPAVKGTLNVLKSAAKVPSLKRVVLTSSMSAVTNGLKLPGSGDVVDETWFSDPLFCEQNKLWYHLSKTLAESAAFKFSKENDLELVAINPGFVIGPLLQPILNLSSEWVMGLIKSGKEITSDGIYRFVDVRDVANAHILGFENPQANGRYLMVGNLVHSSLIMKILHKLDPTLIHSDRYKNSNCVEPSFSISRAKAESLGVEFTPLEVTIKDTVESLKEKNLLSL, from the exons ATGAGCGGTGGAGAAGGCAAAGTGGTGTGTGTGACAGGGGCATCTGGGTTCATAGCTTCATGGATTGTTAAGCTCCTTTTGGATCGTGGCTACTCTGTTCATGCGACTGTCCGGTCTCTTG GTGATCCAAAAAAGACAGAACATTTGCTTGCTCTTGATGGTGCAGATGAACGGCTATCTTTGTTTGAAGCTAACTTGACTGAAGAAGGATCTTTCGATTCTGCAATTAATGGCTGCATATGTGTCTTTCACGCCGCTTCTCCTGTTCAGTTTGTAGTTGATGACCCACAG GCACAACTGATAGAGCCTGCAGTGAAGGGAACACTTAATGTTCTTAAATCTGCCGCAAAAGTTCCTTCTCTCAAAAGAGTCGTCTTGACATCTTCCATGTCTGCAGTTACGAATGGTTTAAAACTTCCTGGGTCTGGTGATGTGGTGGACGAAACCTGGTTCTCAGATCCATTATTCTGTGAACAAAATAAG TTGTGGTATCACCTTTCGAAGACGTTGGCTGAGAGTGCTGCTTTtaagttttcaaaagaaaacgATTTGGAATTAGTGGCTATAAATCCTGGATTTGTGATTGGTCCTCTCTTACAGCCAATTCTCAATCTTTCTTCTGAATGGGTTATGGGATTGATAAAATCTG GAAAAGAAATAACCTCTGATGGAATTTACAGATTCGTTGATGTGAGAGATGTTGCTAATGCACATATATTAGGCTTTGAGAACCCGCAAGCTAATGGTAGATACTTAATGGTTGGCAATTTGGTTCACTCTTCATTGATCATGAAGATCCTACACAAACTAGACCCAACTCTTATTCATTCTGATAG GTATAAAAACAGCAATTGTGTTGAGCCATCTTTCAGTATATCAAGGGCAAAGGCGGAAAGTCTAGGTGTTGAGTTTACTCCATTGGAGGTAACCATCAAGGACACTGTTGAAAGCTTGAAGGAGAAGAACTTGTTAAGCTTGTAA